The proteins below are encoded in one region of Alistipes communis:
- a CDS encoding DUF4923 family protein yields the protein MKRLLMCLLAACCVVPAVGQDWKEALKSAASNVVDKATGGKATETLMIGDWQYEAPGVKLESDNALADVGASAVTGKMEEQLEKLYALAGIRAGACKFSFAADKRFTATFGSRTFTGTYEFTGESHDIALHFEMSSKYDLGTLNGKTYLSGTDLQILFPATRLLKMVDVLGQKLASFSTTAATVSTLVGKFDDLYLGFEFTKQ from the coding sequence ATGAAGAGACTTTTGATGTGCCTGCTGGCCGCGTGCTGCGTTGTACCGGCCGTCGGGCAGGATTGGAAAGAGGCGTTGAAGAGCGCGGCCTCGAACGTCGTCGACAAGGCGACGGGCGGCAAGGCGACCGAAACGCTGATGATCGGCGACTGGCAGTACGAGGCGCCGGGCGTGAAGTTGGAAAGCGACAACGCGCTGGCCGACGTCGGAGCGTCGGCCGTGACGGGCAAAATGGAGGAGCAGCTCGAAAAGCTCTACGCGCTGGCGGGAATCCGTGCCGGTGCGTGCAAGTTCTCGTTCGCGGCGGACAAGCGCTTCACGGCGACGTTCGGCAGCCGGACGTTCACCGGAACCTACGAGTTCACGGGCGAGAGCCACGATATCGCGCTGCATTTCGAAATGTCGTCGAAATACGATCTGGGGACGCTCAACGGCAAGACTTACTTGTCGGGAACCGACCTGCAAATCCTCTTTCCGGCTACGCGGCTGCTGAAAATGGTCGACGTGCTGGGGCAGAAACTCGCTTCGTTCAGCACGACGGCCGCGACGGTCAGCACGCTGGTCGGCAAGTTCGACGATCTCTATCTGGGATTCGAATTTACGAAGCAATGA
- a CDS encoding NAD(+) synthase — protein MDRYGYLKTAAAIPSVRVADCAYNGERIAALVADAAGRGVEVVLFPELSVTGYTCGDLFLQPALLAAAEQALAELLRRTAELNTAFVVGLPVAVDDMLYNCAVVAAAGEVLGVVPKCHIPDYAEFYESRWFASGQGRPTVEIELCGQSVPFGPDLLFDIGGARCAVEICEDLWVPAPPSAEAAAAGAEVILNLSASPETVGKSDYVRQLVVQQSARTRAAYLYCSAGFGESSTDLVFAGHALVAENGAVLAVSERFSLGEQLVVADVDCQLLRNDRCRTTTFRHSGAGGRTTVAVTMPVADDRPFDRTVEAMPFVPAEDDRRHSRCEEILNIQATGLARRLAHTRSTKAVVGISGGLDSTLALLVTVRAFDRLGLDRQGIVGITMPGFGTTGRTYGNALTLMRGLGVTAREIPIRAACEQHFRDIGLPEDDRSTTYENAQARERTQILMDVANREGALVVGTGDLSELALGWATYNGDQMSMYGVNASVPKTLVRHIVEWYAAHCAEGSVREVLCDVAATPVSPELLPADAEGGIAQKTEELVGPYELHDFFLYRFVRQGFPPAKILFLAERAFGRRYDRATILRWMKTFFSRFFSQQFKRSAMPDGPKVGSVALSPRGDWRMPSDASAAVWLAEIDRLEKE, from the coding sequence ATGGATCGGTACGGATATCTGAAAACGGCGGCGGCCATCCCTTCGGTGCGGGTGGCCGACTGCGCCTATAACGGCGAGCGGATCGCCGCGCTCGTGGCCGATGCGGCCGGACGCGGCGTCGAGGTCGTTCTCTTTCCCGAACTGTCGGTGACGGGCTATACCTGCGGCGATCTCTTCCTGCAACCGGCGCTGCTGGCTGCTGCCGAACAGGCCCTTGCGGAGCTGCTGCGGCGCACGGCGGAGCTGAATACGGCATTCGTGGTCGGCCTGCCCGTCGCGGTGGACGACATGCTCTACAACTGCGCCGTCGTGGCGGCCGCGGGCGAAGTGCTGGGTGTCGTGCCCAAGTGTCATATTCCCGACTACGCCGAGTTCTACGAGTCGCGCTGGTTCGCTTCGGGTCAGGGGCGCCCGACGGTCGAGATCGAGTTGTGCGGGCAGAGCGTGCCGTTCGGGCCCGACCTGCTGTTCGACATCGGCGGTGCGCGGTGCGCGGTGGAGATCTGCGAGGACCTGTGGGTTCCGGCCCCTCCGTCGGCGGAGGCGGCTGCGGCCGGCGCCGAGGTGATTCTCAATCTTTCGGCGTCGCCCGAAACCGTGGGCAAGAGCGACTACGTGCGGCAGCTGGTCGTACAACAGTCGGCGCGTACGCGCGCGGCCTACCTCTACTGCTCGGCCGGTTTCGGCGAGTCGTCGACCGATCTGGTCTTCGCCGGCCATGCGCTGGTGGCCGAGAACGGCGCGGTGCTGGCCGTGTCGGAGCGTTTCTCGCTCGGCGAGCAGCTCGTCGTGGCCGACGTCGACTGCCAGCTGCTGCGCAACGACCGCTGCCGCACGACGACGTTCCGCCACAGCGGCGCGGGCGGCCGTACCACGGTCGCCGTGACGATGCCCGTGGCCGACGACCGTCCGTTCGACCGCACGGTCGAGGCGATGCCCTTCGTACCGGCGGAGGACGACCGGCGGCACAGCCGTTGCGAGGAGATTCTCAACATTCAGGCGACGGGATTGGCGCGCCGGCTGGCGCATACGCGGAGCACGAAGGCCGTCGTCGGCATTTCGGGCGGACTGGATTCGACGCTCGCACTGCTCGTGACGGTGCGTGCGTTCGACCGGCTGGGACTCGACCGGCAGGGGATCGTGGGGATCACGATGCCCGGTTTCGGGACGACCGGCCGCACCTACGGCAATGCCCTGACGTTGATGCGCGGACTGGGCGTCACGGCGCGCGAAATACCGATCCGCGCCGCCTGCGAACAGCATTTCCGCGACATCGGGCTGCCGGAAGACGACCGCTCGACGACCTACGAGAATGCGCAGGCGCGCGAACGGACGCAGATTTTGATGGACGTGGCCAACCGCGAAGGTGCGCTGGTCGTCGGTACGGGCGACCTGTCGGAACTGGCTCTGGGCTGGGCGACCTACAACGGCGACCAGATGTCGATGTACGGCGTCAACGCCTCGGTACCCAAGACGCTCGTGCGCCATATCGTCGAGTGGTATGCTGCGCACTGCGCCGAAGGGAGTGTGCGCGAGGTGTTGTGCGACGTGGCCGCCACGCCCGTCTCACCCGAACTGCTGCCGGCCGATGCAGAGGGCGGTATCGCGCAGAAGACCGAAGAGCTGGTCGGCCCCTACGAGCTGCACGACTTCTTCCTCTACCGCTTCGTCCGGCAGGGGTTTCCGCCCGCGAAGATACTTTTTCTGGCCGAACGTGCGTTCGGCCGGCGTTACGACCGGGCGACGATCCTGCGGTGGATGAAGACCTTTTTCTCCCGCTTTTTCTCGCAGCAGTTCAAACGTTCGGCGATGCCCGACGGGCCGAAGGTGGGTTCGGTGGCGTTGTCGCCGCGCGGCGACTGGCGGATGCCGTCGGATGCGAGCGCCGCGGTATGGCTCGCCGAGATCGACCGGCTCGAAAAGGAGTGA
- the pepT gene encoding peptidase T, producing the protein MELKDRFLKYVSYDTQSSEQSRTFPSTDKQLVLLRELADEMKALEMTEVTMDAHGYVMGTVPATPGCESAPVVGFIAHVDTSPDMSGKDVRPRTIEEYDGGDIVLNGQLTMRVADFPELAFFKGHTLIHTDGTTLLGADDKAGVAEIMTAAEYLLAHPEIAHGKIRIGFTPDEEVGRGVDYFDVAAFGADFAYTVDGGMEGELEYENFNAASAKIAVQGRNVHPGYAKNKMINAIEVACELNAMLPAAERPEHTEGYEGFYHCVGFDGTVERAEISYIIRDHDTAKFEQKKSYLWSAVDLLTKKYGDGVLTLTLKDQYFNMRKMVEPHPQLIDKAMEAMRMAGVEPLVRPIRGGTDGARLSFMGLPCPNLFTGGMNFHGKFEYCSLTTMRKAVQVILNLAQLWAK; encoded by the coding sequence ATGGAACTCAAAGATCGATTTCTGAAATACGTCTCCTACGACACGCAGTCGTCGGAGCAGAGCCGGACCTTCCCCTCGACCGACAAGCAGCTGGTGCTGCTGCGCGAGCTGGCCGACGAAATGAAGGCGTTGGAAATGACGGAAGTGACGATGGATGCGCACGGCTACGTGATGGGTACCGTGCCCGCCACGCCGGGCTGCGAGTCGGCGCCCGTCGTCGGTTTTATCGCGCACGTCGACACCTCGCCCGACATGAGCGGCAAGGACGTCCGTCCCCGCACGATCGAGGAGTACGACGGCGGCGACATCGTGCTTAACGGTCAGTTGACGATGCGCGTGGCCGATTTCCCTGAACTGGCGTTCTTCAAGGGGCATACGCTCATCCACACCGACGGTACGACGCTGCTGGGCGCCGACGACAAGGCGGGCGTGGCCGAGATCATGACCGCCGCCGAGTATCTGCTGGCGCATCCCGAGATCGCACACGGCAAGATCCGCATCGGCTTCACCCCCGACGAGGAGGTGGGACGGGGCGTCGATTACTTCGACGTCGCGGCTTTCGGCGCCGATTTCGCCTATACGGTCGACGGCGGCATGGAGGGCGAATTGGAGTACGAGAACTTCAACGCCGCCAGCGCCAAGATCGCCGTGCAGGGCCGCAACGTCCACCCGGGTTATGCCAAGAACAAGATGATCAACGCCATCGAGGTGGCCTGCGAGCTGAATGCCATGCTGCCCGCCGCAGAGCGTCCCGAACATACCGAAGGGTACGAGGGGTTCTACCACTGCGTGGGCTTCGACGGGACGGTCGAGCGCGCCGAGATCAGTTACATCATCCGCGACCACGACACCGCGAAGTTCGAACAGAAGAAGAGTTATCTGTGGAGCGCGGTCGACCTGTTGACGAAAAAATACGGCGACGGGGTGTTGACGCTCACGCTGAAAGACCAGTATTTCAACATGCGTAAAATGGTCGAGCCGCATCCGCAGCTCATCGACAAGGCGATGGAGGCGATGCGGATGGCGGGCGTCGAACCGCTCGTGCGTCCGATTCGCGGCGGCACGGACGGCGCGCGGCTCTCGTTCATGGGACTGCCGTGCCCCAATCTCTTCACGGGCGGCATGAATTTCCACGGCAAGTTCGAGTACTGCTCGCTCACGACGATGCGCAAGGCCGTGCAGGTGATCCTGAACCTGGCGCAGCTGTGGGCCAAATAG
- a CDS encoding OPT family oligopeptide transporter — MEQEKQLTSLPENAYRELAPGEEYTPMLPASAAPAEVTPYSVGMGIVMAIVFSAAAAYLGLKIGQVFEAAIPIAIIAVGMGSVLGKRNMLGQNVIIQSIGASSGVIVAGAIFTLPALYILGLDAAFYQIFLSSLFGGLLGIVLLIPFRSYFVKEMHGKYPFPEATATTEVLVSGEKGGAQAKLLAVAGAVGGLYDFVVSTFGAWTESVSTRICDFGAMCADKFKVVFGLNTGAAVLGLGYIIGLKYATIITAGSCLVWFLVVPLVGSVIPDAASVSPEQLFKDFGRPIGIGGIAMAGLVGIVRQAGIIRQALGLAVKELGGRKTAEQTTVRTQRDLTMRLILTVVIATLAALLVFFQFGVLGNWAQTLVALAIVFVIAFLFTTVAANAIAIVGTNPVSGMTLMTLILSSLVLVSIGLSGKSGMTAALVIGGVVCTALSMAGGFITDLKIGYWIGTTPAKQEAWKFLGTAVSAATVAGVMIVLNRTYGFVGEGALVAPQANAMAAVIQPLMEGGTTPWVLYFIGAVLALVLTSIGVPALAFSLGMFIPMELNAPLVVGGLVAWYVSTRSKDDAVNKARLDRGTLIASGFIAGGALMGVVSAVLKFAGADWYFGQWASSNGAEWLGLAMYAALIGYMAWHTMRAKPEQE; from the coding sequence ATGGAACAGGAAAAACAATTGACCTCGTTGCCGGAGAACGCCTACCGCGAGCTGGCGCCGGGCGAGGAGTACACGCCGATGCTGCCGGCGTCGGCCGCTCCCGCCGAAGTGACGCCCTATTCGGTCGGGATGGGCATCGTCATGGCCATCGTCTTTTCGGCTGCGGCGGCCTATCTGGGACTCAAAATCGGACAGGTGTTCGAGGCGGCGATCCCGATCGCCATTATCGCCGTGGGCATGGGCAGCGTGCTCGGCAAGCGCAACATGCTGGGCCAGAACGTCATCATCCAGTCGATCGGCGCTTCGTCGGGCGTGATCGTCGCCGGGGCGATCTTCACGCTGCCGGCGCTCTACATCCTGGGGCTGGACGCGGCGTTTTACCAGATCTTCCTTTCGTCGTTGTTCGGCGGTCTGCTGGGCATCGTGCTGTTGATCCCGTTCCGCAGCTATTTCGTCAAGGAGATGCACGGCAAGTATCCCTTCCCCGAAGCGACGGCCACCACCGAGGTGCTCGTGTCGGGCGAGAAGGGGGGCGCGCAGGCCAAGCTGCTCGCCGTGGCCGGTGCCGTGGGCGGACTGTACGATTTCGTGGTGTCGACTTTCGGGGCATGGACGGAATCGGTTTCGACGCGCATCTGCGATTTCGGCGCGATGTGCGCCGACAAGTTCAAGGTGGTCTTCGGTCTCAATACCGGTGCGGCGGTGTTGGGCTTAGGCTACATCATCGGCCTGAAATACGCCACGATCATCACCGCGGGTTCGTGCCTGGTGTGGTTTCTCGTCGTGCCGTTGGTGGGATCGGTGATCCCCGATGCGGCGAGCGTATCGCCCGAACAACTGTTCAAGGATTTCGGCCGGCCGATCGGCATCGGCGGCATCGCGATGGCCGGGCTCGTCGGCATCGTGCGGCAGGCGGGGATCATCCGTCAGGCGTTGGGGCTGGCCGTGAAGGAGCTGGGCGGTAGGAAGACCGCCGAGCAGACGACCGTGCGTACGCAGCGCGACCTGACGATGCGGCTGATCCTCACGGTCGTGATCGCCACGCTGGCGGCGTTGCTGGTCTTCTTCCAGTTCGGCGTGCTGGGCAACTGGGCGCAGACGCTCGTGGCGCTCGCGATCGTCTTCGTGATCGCTTTCCTCTTTACGACCGTGGCGGCCAACGCCATCGCCATCGTGGGGACGAATCCCGTGTCGGGCATGACGCTCATGACGCTGATCCTTTCGTCGCTGGTGCTCGTCTCGATCGGACTGAGCGGCAAGAGCGGCATGACGGCCGCGCTGGTCATCGGCGGCGTGGTCTGTACGGCCCTTTCGATGGCCGGAGGCTTCATCACCGATTTGAAGATCGGCTACTGGATCGGTACGACGCCGGCCAAGCAGGAGGCGTGGAAATTCCTCGGCACGGCCGTTTCGGCGGCGACGGTGGCGGGCGTGATGATCGTGCTCAACCGCACCTACGGTTTCGTGGGCGAGGGTGCGCTCGTGGCGCCGCAGGCCAATGCGATGGCGGCCGTGATCCAGCCCTTGATGGAGGGCGGCACGACGCCGTGGGTGCTCTATTTCATCGGCGCCGTGCTGGCGCTGGTGCTCACCTCGATCGGCGTGCCGGCGCTGGCCTTCTCGCTGGGGATGTTCATCCCCATGGAGCTGAACGCCCCGCTGGTGGTGGGCGGTCTGGTGGCGTGGTACGTCTCGACCCGCTCGAAGGATGACGCCGTGAACAAGGCGCGGCTCGACCGCGGTACGCTCATTGCGTCGGGCTTCATCGCCGGCGGTGCGCTGATGGGTGTCGTTTCAGCCGTGCTGAAATTCGCGGGCGCCGACTGGTACTTCGGGCAGTGGGCGTCGTCGAACGGCGCCGAATGGTTGGGGCTTGCGATGTATGCGGCCCTGATCGGCTATATGGCCTGGCACACGATGCGTGCGAAGCCCGAACAGGAGTAA
- a CDS encoding UDP-N-acetylmuramoyl-tripeptide--D-alanyl-D-alanine ligase gives MNENERLGTQRLYALFERYPAVATDSRRAGEGTIFFALRGDRFDGNRFALAALDAGAACAVVDDPAVAASAGEAYAGRIVTVDDALAALQALAREHRRRLGIPLLAIVGSNGKTTTKELVSRVLAEKYAVYATQGNLNNHIGVPLTLLAMTRDTELGVVEMGASACGEIALLCAIAEPNFGLITNVGRAHLEGFGGVEGVRRGKGELYDYLAANGGRAFVRRDDGTLVKMAAERGNLAVELYDPAIADGVGHRLEGAFNRLNVAAAMAVGRYFGVDEERIRDAVAAYRPDNNRSQRRSTARNTLVVDCYNANPSSMQASLANFLGEESAGGKVAVLGDMLELGAWSAAEHRAAVEQALAGDVEQLWLVGTEFSAAWRAMGCGDERVRLFATCDEAAAALQASPFAGKFVLLKGSHGIGLERLIEWL, from the coding sequence TTGAACGAAAACGAACGGCTCGGAACGCAGCGTCTCTATGCGTTGTTCGAGCGATATCCCGCCGTCGCGACCGACTCGCGGCGGGCAGGTGAAGGGACGATCTTCTTCGCCCTCAGGGGCGACCGTTTCGACGGCAACCGCTTCGCCCTGGCGGCGCTCGATGCCGGTGCGGCCTGCGCCGTCGTCGACGATCCGGCGGTCGCGGCGTCGGCCGGAGAAGCCTATGCCGGGCGGATCGTGACGGTAGACGACGCGCTGGCGGCCTTGCAGGCGCTGGCGCGCGAGCATCGTCGCAGGCTCGGCATTCCGCTGCTGGCGATCGTCGGCAGCAACGGCAAGACCACGACCAAGGAGCTGGTGAGCCGCGTGCTGGCCGAAAAATACGCGGTCTACGCCACGCAGGGCAATCTCAACAACCATATCGGCGTACCCCTTACGCTGCTGGCGATGACGCGCGACACGGAGTTGGGGGTGGTGGAGATGGGGGCGAGCGCCTGCGGCGAAATCGCCCTGCTCTGTGCGATCGCCGAGCCCAATTTCGGCCTGATTACCAACGTCGGGCGGGCGCACCTCGAAGGATTCGGGGGTGTCGAAGGGGTGCGGCGCGGCAAGGGCGAGCTGTATGACTATCTGGCTGCCAACGGCGGCCGTGCCTTCGTGCGGCGCGACGACGGGACGCTGGTGAAAATGGCCGCCGAACGGGGAAATCTGGCGGTGGAACTCTACGATCCGGCGATCGCCGACGGCGTCGGGCACCGGCTCGAAGGGGCGTTCAACCGCCTGAACGTAGCGGCGGCGATGGCCGTAGGCCGTTATTTCGGCGTGGACGAGGAGCGTATCCGCGACGCCGTGGCCGCATACCGGCCCGACAACAATCGCTCGCAGCGGCGGTCGACGGCCCGCAATACGCTCGTCGTCGATTGTTACAACGCCAATCCGTCGAGTATGCAGGCGTCGCTGGCCAATTTCCTCGGCGAGGAGTCGGCCGGCGGCAAGGTCGCCGTGTTGGGCGATATGCTCGAACTGGGGGCGTGGAGTGCGGCGGAACATCGTGCGGCGGTCGAACAGGCGCTTGCGGGCGACGTGGAGCAGTTGTGGCTGGTGGGGACGGAGTTCTCCGCCGCGTGGCGTGCGATGGGGTGCGGCGACGAACGGGTGCGTCTGTTCGCCACGTGCGACGAAGCGGCCGCCGCGTTGCAGGCGTCGCCGTTTGCGGGCAAGTTCGTGCTGCTGAAAGGGTCGCACGGGATCGGACTGGAACGATTGATCGAGTGGCTGTGA
- a CDS encoding mannose-1-phosphate guanylyltransferase, whose protein sequence is MNRYCIIMAGGVGTRFWPLSRQNKPKQFLDIMGTGKSFLRHTFERFAPLVPDENFIVVTNRRYKELIRNILPEIRKEQILCEPIGRNTAPAIAYAAYWLRKHDPEAQMIVTPADHWVVDEEGFRSIIGECLDFVTGHDALMTVGIRPTRPETGYGYIQASADETICPVKSFTEKPNLELAQTFVQCGEFFWNSGIFVWKVRDIVRAFAQYLPEHHALFSSVEAAFGTPQEDEAVERVFSCSHPISIDYGVMEKAGNVYVRSNADVGWSDVGTWGSLYQLSRKDRYANAKPAEGCYAYDTRNCIISLPAGKVAVVSGLKEYIVVDTEDVLMICPRGEEQNIKKYIDEVKFNKGEEYI, encoded by the coding sequence ATGAATCGCTACTGTATCATCATGGCGGGAGGCGTGGGAACCCGCTTCTGGCCGCTGAGCCGGCAGAACAAGCCCAAGCAGTTCCTCGACATCATGGGGACGGGCAAATCATTCCTGCGCCATACGTTCGAACGCTTCGCGCCGCTGGTGCCCGACGAAAATTTCATCGTGGTGACCAACCGACGTTACAAGGAGCTGATCCGCAATATCCTTCCCGAGATCCGCAAGGAACAGATTCTCTGCGAGCCGATCGGCCGCAATACCGCGCCGGCCATCGCCTACGCCGCCTACTGGTTGCGGAAACACGATCCCGAAGCGCAGATGATCGTCACGCCGGCCGATCACTGGGTGGTCGACGAGGAGGGGTTCCGCTCGATCATCGGCGAGTGCCTCGATTTCGTGACGGGCCACGATGCGTTGATGACCGTCGGCATCCGTCCCACACGCCCCGAAACGGGTTACGGTTATATACAGGCCTCGGCCGACGAGACCATTTGTCCGGTGAAGAGTTTTACGGAAAAGCCCAATCTGGAACTGGCCCAGACCTTCGTGCAGTGCGGCGAATTCTTCTGGAATTCGGGTATTTTCGTCTGGAAGGTCCGCGATATCGTGCGGGCCTTCGCCCAATACCTGCCCGAACACCATGCGCTGTTCTCGTCGGTCGAGGCGGCGTTCGGTACGCCGCAGGAGGACGAGGCCGTCGAACGGGTCTTTTCGTGCAGCCATCCCATTTCGATCGATTACGGCGTCATGGAGAAGGCCGGCAACGTCTACGTGCGCTCCAATGCCGACGTGGGTTGGAGCGACGTGGGGACGTGGGGTTCGCTCTACCAGCTCTCGCGCAAGGACCGTTACGCCAACGCCAAGCCTGCGGAGGGTTGTTACGCCTACGATACGCGCAACTGCATCATCTCGCTGCCCGCGGGCAAGGTGGCCGTCGTGAGCGGCTTGAAGGAGTACATCGTCGTCGATACGGAGGACGTGCTGATGATCTGCCCGCGCGGCGAGGAGCAGAACATCAAGAAGTATATCGACGAGGTGAAGTTCAACAAGGGCGAGGAGTATATCTGA
- a CDS encoding CDP-alcohol phosphatidyltransferase family protein produces the protein MKIKLFTIPNLLTLSNLLCGMIATVAILTDGDLHLAFWLLVLAAVFDFFDGFTARLLHQSSPIGLQLDSLADMVSSGVAPTAVMLTLAWQAGSSWWAADTAGPWSWIVLLLAVGTALRLAKFNIDDTQRTEFCGLPSPAAGLFCASLGLLHAEGMLSLPYEAVLLAAAATAWLMISPIRMFALKFHGFGWTGNRLRYLFLGACVVLILTLGAYAIPAIFVLYVVVSLVRWLLQGRRAAEA, from the coding sequence ATGAAGATCAAGCTCTTTACCATTCCCAACCTGCTCACGCTCTCGAATCTGCTCTGCGGGATGATAGCGACGGTGGCGATACTCACCGACGGCGACCTGCATCTGGCCTTCTGGCTGCTGGTGCTGGCGGCCGTCTTCGATTTTTTCGACGGCTTCACGGCACGGCTGCTCCACCAGTCCTCGCCGATCGGGTTGCAGCTCGATTCGCTGGCCGACATGGTTTCGTCGGGCGTCGCACCGACGGCCGTCATGCTCACGCTGGCATGGCAGGCCGGCAGTTCGTGGTGGGCGGCAGACACGGCAGGTCCCTGGAGCTGGATCGTACTGCTGCTGGCCGTCGGGACGGCGCTGCGGCTGGCGAAATTCAACATCGACGACACGCAGCGCACCGAGTTCTGCGGACTGCCTTCGCCCGCGGCGGGCCTCTTCTGCGCCTCGCTGGGTCTGCTCCACGCCGAAGGAATGCTCTCGCTGCCCTATGAAGCCGTACTGCTCGCCGCGGCGGCGACGGCTTGGCTCATGATCAGCCCGATCCGCATGTTCGCACTCAAATTCCACGGCTTCGGCTGGACGGGCAACCGGCTGCGCTATCTCTTTCTGGGGGCGTGCGTCGTACTTATTCTTACGCTCGGCGCATACGCAATTCCCGCGATTTTCGTTCTCTATGTCGTAGTCTCGCTCGTCCGGTGGCTCCTGCAAGGGCGCAGGGCGGCCGAAGCCTAA
- a CDS encoding putative porin, protein MSKRLGTYLLPAVLLLAALLPGRVCAQLDARSLMRAQQRGENTNLYGVPNPAPEDEEGQAQQPVDSTKEKRIKKPLESYFFSDSIRALPNFKWNVSQDYNRVRIEPLDTTLTAWRIDYPFYRNGVGDAPIGALGQGSVPLNYFERPQWQDFSFASPFHSYIYDMRNAPFYNGKRPFLQMTYIESGQKRYRETNFEIRHAQNISPSTSFSIDYKSRGTRGLYEWSRTKNQNIAVTVAHTGKRYSVHAGYVNNHIETQENGGVVGEWAIRDTVFEMPSGVPMRLTNAKAENIYRNHAFFLTQSYAIPLQRVTENDFSLADLSAVFIGHSIEYDIWSKTYTDIFGTYTDERGSKDENGNFVATEGHEYYDNWFIHPDASRDTLCERRLSNRLFVQAQPWDRNGVIGTIDGGVGFDIHTYSQFALGDYITGKYRRTRKTSYFAYGSIAGKIKKYVDWDANMKVYPSGYRGGDMSLGAHLALKGYLRGHALILEGRFSNEKRSPGYWQENLFSNHYVWSNSLAKENETRIEASFRVPDYALELAAWQGVVKNKIYYGPVGPGDSNVGVLQHDGNVSLTSLYARKDFRIGGLHLDNRVLLQWSTNQEVIPVPLVSAFLSYYYEFWVVRDVLRLQIGLDGRYNTKYYAPGYNPALSAFYNQRETEVGNYPYTDVFVMGKWKRMRIFLKYQHVNRGLFGNGDYFSVARYPLNPGMFKMGISWGFYD, encoded by the coding sequence ATGTCGAAACGGCTCGGAACATATCTGCTCCCGGCAGTGCTGCTCTTGGCGGCGCTGCTGCCGGGGCGTGTCTGTGCCCAGCTCGACGCCCGTTCGCTCATGCGCGCCCAGCAACGCGGCGAAAACACCAACCTCTACGGAGTACCGAACCCCGCGCCCGAAGACGAGGAGGGGCAGGCGCAGCAGCCCGTCGACTCGACCAAGGAGAAGCGCATCAAAAAACCGCTCGAATCCTACTTTTTCAGCGACTCGATCCGGGCGCTGCCCAACTTCAAATGGAACGTCTCCCAGGACTACAACCGCGTGCGGATCGAACCGCTCGACACCACGCTCACGGCGTGGCGAATCGACTACCCCTTCTACCGCAACGGCGTGGGTGATGCGCCGATCGGCGCGCTCGGCCAGGGATCGGTTCCGCTCAACTATTTCGAGCGGCCCCAGTGGCAGGATTTCAGTTTCGCCTCCCCGTTCCACTCCTATATTTACGACATGCGGAACGCGCCGTTCTACAACGGCAAACGTCCCTTCCTGCAAATGACCTACATCGAATCGGGACAGAAACGCTACCGCGAGACCAATTTCGAGATCCGCCACGCGCAGAACATCTCTCCCTCGACCAGTTTCAGCATCGACTACAAGTCGCGCGGCACGCGGGGACTCTACGAATGGTCGCGTACCAAGAATCAGAACATCGCCGTGACGGTCGCCCACACGGGCAAGCGCTACTCCGTACATGCCGGTTACGTCAACAACCACATCGAGACGCAGGAGAACGGCGGCGTGGTGGGCGAATGGGCGATCCGCGACACGGTCTTCGAGATGCCGTCGGGCGTACCGATGCGGCTGACGAACGCCAAGGCCGAAAACATCTACCGCAACCATGCCTTCTTCCTCACGCAGTCCTACGCCATTCCGCTGCAACGCGTCACCGAAAACGATTTTTCGCTGGCCGACCTCTCGGCCGTATTCATCGGCCACTCGATCGAGTACGACATTTGGAGCAAGACCTACACCGACATCTTCGGCACCTACACCGACGAACGCGGGTCGAAAGACGAGAACGGCAACTTCGTCGCCACCGAGGGCCACGAGTATTACGACAACTGGTTCATCCACCCCGACGCCTCGCGCGACACGCTCTGCGAACGGAGGCTTTCGAACCGCCTGTTCGTACAGGCGCAGCCGTGGGACCGCAACGGCGTGATCGGCACCATCGACGGCGGCGTGGGGTTCGACATCCACACCTACTCGCAGTTCGCGCTCGGCGACTACATCACCGGCAAATACCGCCGCACGCGAAAGACCAGCTATTTCGCCTACGGGTCGATCGCCGGCAAAATCAAGAAATACGTCGACTGGGACGCCAACATGAAGGTCTACCCGTCGGGGTACAGAGGCGGAGACATGTCGCTGGGCGCACACCTCGCGCTCAAAGGCTATCTCCGCGGTCACGCCCTGATTCTCGAAGGACGTTTCTCGAACGAGAAGCGTTCGCCGGGTTACTGGCAGGAGAATCTCTTCTCGAACCACTACGTGTGGTCCAACTCCTTGGCCAAGGAGAATGAAACCCGTATCGAGGCTTCGTTCCGCGTGCCGGACTACGCGCTGGAACTCGCCGCATGGCAGGGTGTCGTAAAGAACAAGATTTATTACGGCCCCGTCGGTCCCGGCGACTCCAACGTAGGCGTCCTGCAACACGACGGCAACGTCAGCCTGACGAGTTTGTATGCCCGCAAGGATTTCCGCATCGGCGGACTCCATCTGGACAACAGGGTATTGTTGCAGTGGAGTACAAATCAGGAGGTCATACCCGTTCCGCTCGTGAGCGCCTTCCTCTCGTACTATTACGAGTTCTGGGTGGTGCGCGACGTGTTGAGGCTGCAAATCGGTCTCGACGGCCGCTACAACACGAAGTATTACGCCCCGGGCTACAATCCGGCCCTGTCGGCGTTCTACAACCAGCGCGAAACCGAGGTGGGGAACTATCCCTACACCGACGTTTTCGTCATGGGCAAGTGGAAACGAATGCGCATCTTTCTGAAATATCAGCATGTCAACAGGGGGCTGTTCGGCAACGGCGACTACTTTTCCGTGGCCCGCTACCCGCTCAACCCCGGCATGTTCAAGATGGGTATTTCGTGGGGATTCTACGACTGA